Within the Paenibacillus sp. AN1007 genome, the region GATGCCTTCTGCCGTGCCCAGATTGGAGCCATACAGAACAAGCATCGGTGTATCATGTGCATCTACACTTTCCTGCTCACTCTTCTTCACGGCAGCAGGCGGCTCCTGAACGGCGATACCAGGCACAGCCATCACAGGCTGACCTCCGCGTGCGCGTACTTGAATGATAAATTGATCAGGTTTGAGTGTCAGGGTTTCCTTCACCTTCAACTGATAATTCGTATGGTCAATAAAATCAAAGTGTTTCAAAACCATGCCCAGCACCAGAGTGGCTTCCTGAAGAGCAAACTGCTGACCGATACATGCACGCTGACCGTTACCGAACGGTTTATAAGCGTTATGCGGTACTTTGCTTGGATCTTCGAACCGCTCAGGCCGGAATTCCTCAACGTCCTCGCCCCATGCCTCGCGGTCACGGTGAAGCTTGGGAATGAGCACGCTGACACTATCCCCTTTCTGAAGCGGATACTGACCACCAAGCATCGTATCTTCTTTCGCATATAAGGAGAATGCTGGCGCTGTAGGCCATAAACGCAGCGCTTCATTCAGCACCATACGTATATATTTCAAACGGCGAACCTGATTGTACGATGGCACCGGATCTTTCAGAATCTCATCGGCTTCCGCTTGAGCCTTTGCGAGTTTATCCGGATTTTTCATCAGATAGTATACCGCGAACGATAATAAACCACTTGTCGTCTCATGCCCGGCAATCAGGAATGTAATAATCTGATATCGGATGTTCTCGTCATCAAGAGTTTCGCCCGTTTCCGGATCTTTGCCGGTGAGCATATGAGAGAGCAGATCATCTGCCCCTTCCTGAGGCTGGGCTTTACGCTCTGCAATAATATGATCAACCAGGGAGAACATCGAACGAATGTCCTGCTCAAATTGTTTCTTTTTGCTGATCATCAATTTGTCCTGCAGCCGCAGGCGCTGTAAGGAACTCATCGATTCATCCAGCGCCCGGACCATGCTCGTAATAAACGGATGCGGTTCTTCCCGGTAGAAGCTGTTAAAACGGTAGTTGAATCCGCATAGACCAATGGTATCCAGCGTCAGACGAGTCATATCGTCCGGTACATTTACTGTTTCGTCGGGATTAAGTCTGGACCATTTCTGAACGAGCTGCACCGCAAGGTCCACCATCATGTTATGATACCCCTGCATCGCACGCTGGCTGAAGCTTGGGAGCAGCACATTATGCGCCTTTTTCCAGTTCGGCTCATCGGTCCAACTTGTAAAGAGACCATCCCCGGCAAAAGCACGTACCTTCGCAAGTGGTGCCCATACTCTTTTATCAAATTTAGACTCGTCTGTAACTTCGGCAACATACTTTTCATTTGAGATATAAAGCTCGCTTCTTCCCGGGTAATCCATTCGGAAAATAGGTCCATATTCGTCGGCCAACTTCACAAGGGATTGGGTCGGTTCATCAAAATTCAAATGCGGCAGATTGCCTAATGGACCGTACGTTTTGGGCTGAGGTACTGAAACAGGTGGCATGGTTCCTCACTCCTTCTTTTTTCTCAAAATGTAAAAATGTAAATCATGACTTCTGCAGCATGTCAGCTGGTTCGCATCTAAGCTCGCTTGCAAATTCCCCTTCGGCTCGCTTCATCGTATGTTGACTCGGGCTTCATCCAACCCCGGCTTCAACGATGTGTGTACATATGCCATACCCAAAACCGACTGACCACAATCGTAATCCGGTCAATCTTAAGCAAAAAAAATGGGTTTTTCTCTTTGTCTATCTTTACCATATCATTTCCAGTTCCAATCTTCAACTGTCCTAAAGTCATAGGACCTCGAACCGGATGTCCCCACCTCCTGACCAAATAAAACTGCCCTCAGCGAAAAACGACGCTTAAAGGACAGTTCTGTGTTTACCGTTTTTCTCTTAGCTTGAGACGGGTAACCTAACCTACAATTACACCGTAGACCACGCCCGGGCCATGGACTCCAATCGTGAGATCATTCTCAATATCGGAGGAACGGCTGGGACCTGAAATAAAATGAATACCGGCTGGGAGCTGTTCTCTTCCCGCTTCGTCAAAACGGTGCAGCGTTTCACCCAATCGGGTGTGCAGCCGCTCCACCGGGATAATCAGGACCAGCACGGTTGGCAGCAGGCTGACCGAACGTCCTTTCTCCGGGGAAGAAAGGACAGTCACCGAGCCTGTATAAGCTGTGGCATAATCCGCCATCACAATCCCGATATCCGCTTCAGCTGCTCGTGCTTTCCAGTCCACTTCGGGAGCACTATTCCAGACGGAAATCTGTACATCAGGAAGCTGTTCCTCAAGTCCCAGATCGTTTAAAACCTGCTCATTCTGGCGTATCAGATATTTGGCACTTAATTCATGCGCTTTATTGGTAATGAACTGAGCGGCTTCTCCCAAATCCTGCACCCTTACAATATGAGCACCTACACTGACAAAGTTATCGGTAAAGGCCTGAATTCGCTGCTCTTCGTCCCATTCCAGCTCATGCCAGAAATCAGGGGCACCGCGAAAAACATGAGTTGGAGCATGGCGCAGTCTAGGTCGCTGCAGTTTGGCAGCGATATCGTCCATGAACTTCTCCTGTCTGCGCCGTGACTTCTCTTCCATGGCTGCAAGCCACTGCTGATGTTCACTTCCCATGCTTCAAGCCTCCCTTCTCGCGGTTACGAATAAGCTGCTGCATACGCTCACGTACTGCAGCATCCATCACGGTATGCTGCCCATTCAACTCCTGATCCAGACCGTCCCACTGCTGACGGAACGATTTTTTGGCAAGACTTGGAGCGACTCTGTACGAATTCCAGCCTTTTAGCGGGCCGAGCTTTAACGAGATGCCATTGTTCCTCACAACGGCCTTTTGTCCAATCTGTCCAAGCCGAATGGCAGCAGCAAAACGCCTGGAGTTTGCCGCAACCGCTGCAAAACCTTTCATACCAATCGTTTCGAGTTTACTCCCATGCCCTTCTTCCACTTTACGCCTGCGCAAATATACAAGCATGTCATGCAGTGGAATTTTGACAGGACACGCTTCATAACAGGCACCGCAGAGACTCGAAGCGCTTGCGATATCATTCCATTCATCAATATTGCCGTTTAATGCAGGTGTCAGCACCGCTCCGATCGGACCACTGTAAGTTCCGCCGTACGCGTGACCCCCGATATGCCGGTATACTGGACACGCGTTGAGGCATGCTCCGCAGCGAATACAGTTCAGCAGTTCCTGGAACTCGGGATCACCGAGCTGTAGTGACCTGCCATTGTCTACGATTATGATGTGCATCTCATCCGGTCCATCCGCGTCTGCCGAGCGGCGAGGACCTGTAATACCCGACATGTACATCGTGAGTTTTTGTCCGGTGGCTGAACGGGGCAGCAGCGTTGCCATGACTTCGAGGTCAGACCAGGATGGAATGATGCGCTCCATACCCATCAAGGTAATCTGCGTTCTCGGCACGGTAGATACCATACGGGCATTGCCTTCATTTTCAAATAAAACCATCGAACCCGTCTCGGCAATGGCAAAATTGCAGCCGGTCAAACCAATATCAGCCTCCAGAAATTTCTCACGCAGCTTCCTGCGCACAAATCCGGCCAGCACGGTCGTATCGGGCTCCAGCATCTCTCCGGCTTCCTTGGATAACAGTTCAGTAATCTGATATCTGTTCTTGTGAATCGCCGGAATAACGATGTGGGATGGTGCTTCACCCGCAAGCTGTATGATATATTCACCAAGATCCGTCTCTATCGTTTCAATACCTGCCGTTTCCAGCACATGGTTCAGATGTACCTCTTCCGACACCATAGATTTGGATTTGACTACGCTTGAAGCCTGTTTATGCATAG harbors:
- a CDS encoding LUD domain-containing protein yields the protein MGSEHQQWLAAMEEKSRRRQEKFMDDIAAKLQRPRLRHAPTHVFRGAPDFWHELEWDEEQRIQAFTDNFVSVGAHIVRVQDLGEAAQFITNKAHELSAKYLIRQNEQVLNDLGLEEQLPDVQISVWNSAPEVDWKARAAEADIGIVMADYATAYTGSVTVLSSPEKGRSVSLLPTVLVLIIPVERLHTRLGETLHRFDEAGREQLPAGIHFISGPSRSSDIENDLTIGVHGPGVVYGVIVG
- a CDS encoding LutB/LldF family L-lactate oxidation iron-sulfur protein, which codes for MSQPGVMNETVKSRAGLALNDDFLRKAVKFTTERLRNGKKTASEEHGNWEEWRERGRQIRLHTIAHLDYYLNEFVNHARANGVHIHFADTSAEAASIALDIAMHKQASSVVKSKSMVSEEVHLNHVLETAGIETIETDLGEYIIQLAGEAPSHIVIPAIHKNRYQITELLSKEAGEMLEPDTTVLAGFVRRKLREKFLEADIGLTGCNFAIAETGSMVLFENEGNARMVSTVPRTQITLMGMERIIPSWSDLEVMATLLPRSATGQKLTMYMSGITGPRRSADADGPDEMHIIIVDNGRSLQLGDPEFQELLNCIRCGACLNACPVYRHIGGHAYGGTYSGPIGAVLTPALNGNIDEWNDIASASSLCGACYEACPVKIPLHDMLVYLRRRKVEEGHGSKLETIGMKGFAAVAANSRRFAAAIRLGQIGQKAVVRNNGISLKLGPLKGWNSYRVAPSLAKKSFRQQWDGLDQELNGQHTVMDAAVRERMQQLIRNREKGGLKHGK